From the Methanobacterium sp. CWC-01 genome, the window TTCTTGCCTGGAGAAAAACAGGAACGGACTGATGATGTTCTAAACATTTTGCTGGATGTTCGTAACCAGCTGAGGGAAAAAAAAGAATGGGAACTATCTGATAAAATAAGAAGTCAGTTAAAGGATTTAGGATTTGGATTAGAGGATAATTAAGATTCTATGTGTGGCATTGCAGGGTTATTTGGAGATGTAACTGGTTCCAGTATTAATGAAATGCTAAAAAGACTGGAACACCGTGGCCCAGACGGTTCCGGGGCCTATGTCGATGGTCATTTATTTTACGGTGCCACCGGGAAGATCAATCCCGTGAATGGAACCTTGGCTCTGGGCCAGAATTTACTTTCCATAGTGGGCTCTGAAGTTCAACAACCCCTTATGGATGAAAAAAGAGTTCTGGTAGCCAACGGGGAGATCTACAACTTCAAAGAATTGAAGGAGAATTCAAGTTACGACTTTAAGACCGACTCTGATTGTGAAGTGATACTTTCCCTGCTGGATGAATATGATGGCCAGCTACTCCCGGCCCTACCAAAGTTAGTCAGCTATTTAGATGGCGACTACGCCTTTGTGGTATCAGACGGTGAAAACTGGGCTGCAGTGAGGGATCCGGTGGGAGTTAAACCTTTGTTTTTTGGTAAACATCCCCAAAAGGATCTTTTTGGAGTGGCATCTGAGAGGAAAGCTCTATGGAAGGTAGGAATCAGAGAGGTAGAAAGTTTAGACCCAGGATTCATGCTCTACAATCAGGAACTGACTTCACTGCCTCGACGAATAAAAAAACCAGCCATAGCCGAGGTTCCGGCAGATAATTCATCCCATGATTTCCTTAAATCTCAATTAAAAAATGATCTAATATGTTCTGTGGAAAAAAGAGTTATGGGCCTGGAAAGGGTGGGTATTGTATTCTCTGGTGGAGTAGACAGCACCATCCTGGCCCAGATATGTCTGAAGCTTGGTGTTGAGCCGGAACTTTATACAGTAGGAAAAAAAGGATCCCCTGATACTGAATTTTCACGCAAAGCAGCAGATATAATGGGTCTTGCCCTTCACACCCACCAGGTAACTGAATCTGAGGTGCGAAGATGCACTCCCCTGGTCCTGGAGGCCATCGAGGAATGGAACATCATGAAGCTGGGGGTGGGAATGACCGTCTATATGGCTGCAGAACAGGCGGCAAAAACTGGTTTAAGGGTTCTTCTATCTGGCCAGGGAGCTGATGAACTTTTCGGTGGTTATCACCGTTATCTGCAGATATATGGAGAAGGGGGTGCTGCCCTTCAGAATGAATTATGGAATGACATTCTACAGATTTACGAGGTGAACCTGGAACGGGATGATGCGGTGACCATGGCCCATAGCGTGGAACTGCGGGTCCCTTATCTGGACCTCCAAGTTATAAATAGGGCCATGGATATACCTATTCACTATAAGATACGTGATCATACCGACCAACTGCGAAAGTGCATCCTCCGGGAAGTGGCTGCAGAGTTAAATGTTCCACAGTTTATTGTTAAACGACCCAAAAAGGCAGCACAATATGGTTCGGGTATCCATCAGTTACTTGTAAAGAGAGTTTTAAAGGATCAAAGTTACGTAGATGAACTGAAAGATTCGTTAAAATTAATAGAAAAGTAACTCCTACACATATTATCTGAGCCAATTTGAAGCAACGTTATCCAATGCAGGGTGGAGGAATTATTTTGAAGATTGAAAAGGAAGCCGAGGAAATATTAAAAAAATTCAGTAAGGCACTCCAGGATATTCCGGAACTAGAGGAAACCTACTACATTGTGGACAACCTCAACCGGGAACGTGAAGATCAGGCCCAGGAAAAGGACAGTACCAAAATCCTCAGAAACACCCAGGTAGACGAGGATGGCAACGTCGTAGTTGAGAAGGGCAAATGGACCGGGTAAGACCCTAAAATAAATCTAGGTTGATATTATGAGACTTAATCTTGTTTTAGAACTTTTAGACGTCCCAGGACAATTATTAGACGTTTTAAAACCTATAGGACGCCTTGGTGCCAACATTGTGGCGGTAATACATCAAAGAGATGTTAAAACTGATGAAGGAAAAGTTCCGGTTCAGATCACCATTGAGGGGGATGAAGAAACCTTAAATCGGGTAATTGACGATCTGGAGGGAAGTGGGATCCAAGTAATGGAAGTAGACGGCGTCCTGCGCCGGGAGAAGATCACCACCATCTTGGTGGGTAACATCGTGGACCAGGACCTTAAGGATACCGTGAACCTCCTGAATCAGCTTCCCGGAGTACGGGTGGCTGATCTGGACCTTAAAATGTCAGATCCACCAGAAAGATCCGCATCCAAGATTGTCATGGAAGCCAGGGAAGGGCTTAAACAAGACGTGTTCAGGAAACTAAATGAAATAGGGGACTTGAAGGGTTTTTTAGTTATAAATGAGATTTAATTTAAGTGATTATTATGAAAATAGTTATACTGGGTTTTGGTGCAGTGGGCCAGGGAGTAGCCCGGGTAATATCCCTTAAGCATGAATATTTGCTGGATAAATACGGGCTCCAGATGGATATTGTGGCTTCCGCAGATCGTTCTGGAGCTGCAGTATCAGAAAAGGGACTTGATCCAGAATTACTTCTAGAAACCAAGGCAGAAACCGGGAAACTATCAAAGTACCCGGAGTATGGGGTGGAGGGTGTTTCCGGTTTGGAACTCTTGGATAAAGTTGAATATGACTGTCTGGTGGAAGTAACTCCCACCAACATCAAAGATGGAGAACCAGCCCTGAGCCATATGCTGAAGGCCCTGGAGAATGGTAAAGACGTGGTTACCTCCAATAAAGGCCCCTTAGCACTATCATTCACCCAACTGGCTGAAACAGCCCATAAGACCATGGCTAACTTTAAGTATGAGGCTTCGGTGGGTGGAGCCATGCCCATCATTAACCTGGCCCATGATACACTGGCTGGTAGTAATATTGAATCTGTTTATGGGATATTAAACGGAACCACCAACTACATACTATCCCGAATGGCCAAGGAGGGTTCATCCTATGAACAAACCCTTAACGAGGCTCGGGAACTGGGTATAGCCGAAACTGATCCTAGTCAGGATGTGGATGGTTGGGATGCTGCCTGTAAAATAGTTATACTGGCCAATTCGGTTTTGAACCTGAAGAGCACCCTGAAAGATGTGAAGGTGGAGGGCATATCCAAGATCACTCCGGAAGCCATGGCTCTGGCTAAAAAGGAGGGTTACCTGATAAAATTAATTGGTGAGGCATCCCAGGATGTTCTGGAGGTTTCCCCCCGATTGGTTAAGGAAGGTTCTCCCTTTGCTGTAGAGGGAACTCTTAACGTGGCCACCCTTAAAACCGACCTGGCCGAAGACGTTACCGTGGTGGGCAAGGGAGCCGGATCCATTGAAACCGCATCCGCCATCCTCAGTGATCTGTTGAACATCTGGAAAGCCGGTGGATGACTTTATAGACTTTATAAAATCTTTTTAAATAAAATCAATTATCAAATCTAACTATCAATTGAAGATGCGATTTCATGAAATACGTAGTGGTTATAGGGGATGGTATGGCCGATTATCCCCAGGAAGAACTGGAGGGCAAAACACCCCTACAGAAGGCAGAAACCCCCAACATGGACAGAATTGCCAGAAAAGGCGCTTGCGGTCTGCTTAAAACCGTCCCTGAAGGCATGGAAGCCGGTTCGGATGTAGCCAACCTTTCCATCATGGGTTACGACCCCCATGAATACTACACCGGCAGGGGACCTCTGGAAGCCGCCAGTATGGGAGCCGAACTTAGTAGGGAAGAAGTGGCATTCAGATGTAACCTGATAAACACCGAAGAAGGGCTTCTATCCGATTTCAATGCCGGGCATATCAGCACTGCCGAAGCCTCGGAGATCATAGAATACCTTAATCAGTCCTTCCACCAGTACGGGAAGTTCTATCTGGGTACCAGTTACCGACACCTCTTCGTTTCTCCCAAAAAAGAGGCTGCAGATTTACAATCCATTCCCCCCCATGATGTGGTGGGAGAACCGCTCTCTCAGCATCTGCTAAAGCCAGAAGATGATAAGCTGGCTCGAGAATTGAATCAACTCATGGATCAGTCCCATGCTAAACTGGAAAATCATCCGGTGAATCAGAAAAGATCCAGGGAGGGTCAAAAAACCGCCAACATGATCTGGTTGTGGGGCCAGGGACTCAAACCCCAAATGCCATCATTTAAAGAAAAATATGGTCTTAAAGGGGCCACCATTACCGGTGTGGATCTTATAAAAGGTCTTGGCGTTTATCTGGGCCTCACCAACATTAAGGTGCCCGGAGCAACCGGTTATTATGACACAGATTACTGTGGTAAGGCAAACTATGCCCTGGATGCCCTGGAGGAACATGATTTGGTGTTCATACATGTAGAAGCCCCGGATGAGGCGGGTCACGCTGGTGATCTGGAGGAAAAAATCAGGGCCATTGAAAGAATTGACAAACGCATACTGGGCAAGTTATGGAAGGAACTTCCCCAACACCATGATTTTGCCATGGCCATTCTCCCGGACCACTTTACTCCCCTTTCGGTACAGACCCACACCCCAGAACCAGTACCCTACGCCATGTTCAAATCCGGTGGCTTGAAGGATGAGGTGGACTCCTACCACGAATTTTCGGTGGAAAAAGGTTCGCAGGGACTTCTGGAAGGCTATCTATTTTTAAAGAACTTTCTGGAATACTAATTCACATAACACAATTAATATCACCAACTTATCCTAAGAGGTATCATTCAATTTATATCACCAAGAGGTGGGAAGATCGTGGGTAATTCCCTAAGATATCACATGGCAGTTTTGGCTGGAAAAACAACTTCTTTCATTTTAAAAAAGGTCTTAAAAGGTGAGGCCAGTGCCATGCCGGGTAAAGTGGCCATGAAAATTGATCCCCACATCCTCCAGGTTGTTAACCAGCGCTGCCAGAAGAAGATACTGGTTACTGGCACCAATGGCAAAACCACCACCACCAACCTTCTATCCCATATAATTAGTAGCCAGGGACTCCGGGTTTTATCCAACCTGCGAGGGGCTAACATGCCCCAGGGATTGGTCAGCTCCTTTTTAAATGATCTGGATGGTGAGTATGATTGGGGGGTGTTTGAGGTGGATGAAGGCTCCTTCCAGGAAGTGGTTAAAGGGGTTAAACCGGATTACGTGGTGGTTACCAATTTCTTCCGGGATCAGCTGGACCGATACGGTGAGATTGAGAAGGCATTCCAGGATATATCTGATGCACTGGAACCTTTAGACACTACGCTAATACTCAATGCCGACGATCCACTGGTTTCCAACTTTAAAAATCTAAAAAAAAGGAACATCTTTTATGGGGTGGGTAAAAATCAGTTCAGCAACCAGGAGGAAGGAGTGATAGAAAGTCGTTTTTGTCCATCTTGTGCTTCCCGACTGGAATATGATTACTTCAACTACGGTCAGTTAGGTAGCTATTACTGCAACCAGTGCGGCTTTACAAATCCTCACCGAAAATATGAGATAACCCGGGTGGAATACGCTGACCCCGGATATCATCTGAGTTTCAAAACAGAGAATGTTAAATCCATGGATCTTGATTTTTCTTATGACGGTATCTTCAACACTTACAACTGCTGCGCCGCCCTAGCTGCTGCCCTGGAAATGGGCCTGGAAGGTGAGAAAGTCATAGAGAGTATTGGTGGATTCGAGTACTATCTGGGGCGAATGGAAAGCTTCCAGTTTCCAGATAAACTTGTTAAAGTGGTTCTGGTTAAAAATCCCATTGGACTGGGGGAGGTTCTAAGAAGCTTATCCCTGGATGAAAAAGTTAAATCCCTGCTCATGGTTCTGAATGATAACCCGGCTGATGGCACCGATATCTCCTGGATATGGGATGCCCAGGTGGAGAACATATTACAGGTGAAAAACCTGGAAAGGATTTACTTTTCCGGCCGGAGAGCCGAAGACATGGCCCTTCGATTGAAGTATGCTGACCAACCCCCCGCTACTCTTAAGGTGGATTATGGGATGGACAGTGCCCTGGAAAAAGTTTTAAATGAAGATGTAGAAATCGTTTACATATTACCAACCTACACTGCGGTTTTCCATATAAGAGAACTGTTAATAGCCCGCATGGGAGGTTCCAGTAAATTCATGTCTTACCTGCGGGAATCTCTCAAGAATCTTAAATTAAAAAGGTAAAAAAGGAATTGAAATTTAATTATAACACCTAAATCACCGGAAAAAAAATTCGATCATATGGACGTGTCTATGAATCTTAAAATATTTCACATGTACCCCGACTTGCTGAACCTCTATGGGGATCTGGGCAACGTTACCTGTCTGCGCCAGAGATGTGAGTGGAGGGGAATTAAGGCTAATATAATCCCCTTCAGCAAGGATCAGGAAGTGGACCTGGAGGAAGGAGATATCTTCTTCATTGGCGGTGGATCCGACCGGGGCCAGAACCTGGTGTACTCCCACCTGCTGGGATACCGGAAGACAATGGAAGACCTAATTGAAGATGACGCGGTTTTTTTATCCATTTGTGGAGGGTACCAATTTTTAGGAGCGAAATACATTGATGCAGAGGGAAATGATGTTCCCGGACTGGAGATATTTGACTACGAAACCGTCAGTGAAGAAGGACGCTTGATAGGGAACATTGTCACCAGAAACGTCCTGGGTTTGGAACCAGAGACCCTGGTGGGTTTCGAAAACCACGGCGGACGCACGTACCATGATCTTAACCCACTGGGAATGGTGGTGGCGGGGCATGGTAACAATGGCAAGGATCAGAAAGAGGGCATGGTATATAAAAACTGCATCGGCACCTACCTGCACGGGCCTCTTCTACCCAAAAATCCCCATCTGGCTGATCATCTTATTCTAAAGGCCTTAAATAGAAAATATGGCTTAAAAGAACTTCAGTTACTGGATGACGGGCTGGAATATTCTGCCCATCGCCGGGTGCTGAAGCTTTACTCTCCCCTGAAATAATGGTGGTAATGGATCATCTCCCTCCTTAAACTATCTATTTTAATATAGATGACCAAAGAGTAAGATGTGTAATTTTAGGTCAATGCACAATTTACATCGTTTATATGCTAACTTATTTAATCCTTTTGAGGAGATGATTCATCTGTATAAATATATAGTGGTTACTGGTGGTGTGGTAAGTTCCATTGGAAAAGGAATAACAGCAGCTTCTATTGGGAGGATTTTAAGATCTTATGGCCTTAGTGTTACTGCCATAAAGATTGACCCTTACCTGAACTGGGATTCGGGGACCATGAGCCCCTATCAGCACGGTGAGGTTTTCGTGACCTGTGATGGAATGGAAACTGATCTGGATCTGGGTCACTATGAACGTTTCCTGGATGTTGATCTCTTGGGGGAATCCAACATTACCACCGGCAAAGTTTATGATGCAGTCATCAAAAGGGAGAGGAAAGGAGATTATCTGGGGTCCTGTGTGCAGATCATCCCCCACATCACCGACCAGATCAAATCTATGATCCGTCAGATTGCCCGGGACAGCAACTCCCAAGTGGTGCTGGTGGAACTGGGAGGTACGGTAGGGGATATTGAAGGCCAACCCTTCCTGGAAGCCCTAAGGCAGCTTAGAAATGAGGAGGGCCATGATAACGTAATGTTCGTCCACGTGACCTACGTGCCTTACCTGCGTGCGGCTGGAGAGTTTAAAACCAAACCAACCCAGCACAGCACCAAGGAGCTGCGGAGTATGGGTATCAATCCAGATATGATCATCTGCCGTTCCGAGCTCGCCATTAATGACGCCCTTAAAAGGAAAATTGCCCACTTCTGTGACGTTGACCAGGAAGCAGTGATTAACTGCCCGGATATGAGCTCTATTTACGAAGTACCGCTGGTTTTAAATCAGGAAAAGGTGGGGGAATACGTGGTTGATCGTATTAAACTCACAGCAAAACCACAGGATCTTTCCGAGTGGGAGGCCGTAGTGCGGGCTTTGAAGAAGGATGATAAAATAGTGAGTGTGGGCATTGTAGGTAAGTATGTGGAGCTGGAAGATGCCTACATCAGTATTCGAGAGTCCTTAAAACATGCCGCAGCCCATCTGGGGGTTAAAGTCCATATTGAGTATATTCAGTCCGAGGAGAGCTTGGATGATGATAAAGTCAGCCATTTAGATTCCCTATTGATCCCGGGAGGATTTGGAGAAAGGGGAATGGGGGGTAAGCTAGATGCTGTGCGTTACTCCCTAGAGCATGATGTTCCATTATTTGGTATCTGCCTGGGGATGCAGTGCATGGTAATTGAATTCGCCCGCCTACATGGTATGGAAAACGCTCACAGCACAGAATTTGACCCAAAAACACCCTATCCAGTAATAGATCTCATGGAAGAGCAGAAAAAGATAAAAAACATGGGTGGTACCATGCGTCTGGGTTCCTATCCCTGCAACCTCCGGCAGAATACCCACGCCCAGAGTGCATATCGTTCTAGCGATGTGGAAGAGAGACACCGCCATCGTTTTGAACTGAACAACGAATACCGAGAAGAACTGGAAAGCATGGGCCTTCTGATTTCAGGTGCTTCTCCAGATGACTTCCTGGTGGAAATCGTGGAACTACCAGACCATCCCTGGTTCTTGGGTTGTCAGTTCCATCCCGAGTTCAAGTCCAGACCTAACCGGGCTCATCCACTTTTTGTATCCTTCCTGCAGGCAGCAATTAGAAATAAGGAATCCCCTTAAATAAAGAATTATATCTATAATAACGATATCTATAATAACGATCCAAGATGTACCTCCCCATACCCCTTTTAACTACTATTATAGCCATCCTGGCATGTTTCTATGCCAGTTACACCGACATAACACGGGGAATCATTCCTAATCGGTTAACATTTCCCCTTATAGGCCTGGGAATAGTCCTAAATGGGTTTTATGCCTTTTTTATTGGGGAACTATGGTACCTGATACTGGGACTAATAATAACCGGGGCCATATTCGGCCTGGGATACCTGTTCTGGAAGATGGGGGCCTGGGCTGGTGGTGATGTAAAACTGTTCACTGCCCTGGCTGCTTTACTTCCTTTTTACCCGGCACTGATCACATATCCGGTTTTAAACTATACATTCCCCCTGGTAGCCGCTTATCCGTTCCCACTCACCGTAATCATAAACAGCATCCTATCCATGCTGCCTTTCCTCCTCATCTACGTATTATTCGTTGCAATGAGGACTAAACCACACCTAGTGGGTGAATTACTGTCGCCTCTGAAAGAGTGGCAGAAAAATCTGGTTACCACCCTGTTAATAACGGCTGCCGTGACCATCTCAGTCTTAATTGTGCAGT encodes:
- a CDS encoding type 1 glutamine amidotransferase, which translates into the protein MNLKIFHMYPDLLNLYGDLGNVTCLRQRCEWRGIKANIIPFSKDQEVDLEEGDIFFIGGGSDRGQNLVYSHLLGYRKTMEDLIEDDAVFLSICGGYQFLGAKYIDAEGNDVPGLEIFDYETVSEEGRLIGNIVTRNVLGLEPETLVGFENHGGRTYHDLNPLGMVVAGHGNNGKDQKEGMVYKNCIGTYLHGPLLPKNPHLADHLILKALNRKYGLKELQLLDDGLEYSAHRRVLKLYSPLK
- a CDS encoding amino acid-binding protein, which translates into the protein MRLNLVLELLDVPGQLLDVLKPIGRLGANIVAVIHQRDVKTDEGKVPVQITIEGDEETLNRVIDDLEGSGIQVMEVDGVLRREKITTILVGNIVDQDLKDTVNLLNQLPGVRVADLDLKMSDPPERSASKIVMEAREGLKQDVFRKLNEIGDLKGFLVINEI
- a CDS encoding asparagine synthetase B — its product is MCGIAGLFGDVTGSSINEMLKRLEHRGPDGSGAYVDGHLFYGATGKINPVNGTLALGQNLLSIVGSEVQQPLMDEKRVLVANGEIYNFKELKENSSYDFKTDSDCEVILSLLDEYDGQLLPALPKLVSYLDGDYAFVVSDGENWAAVRDPVGVKPLFFGKHPQKDLFGVASERKALWKVGIREVESLDPGFMLYNQELTSLPRRIKKPAIAEVPADNSSHDFLKSQLKNDLICSVEKRVMGLERVGIVFSGGVDSTILAQICLKLGVEPELYTVGKKGSPDTEFSRKAADIMGLALHTHQVTESEVRRCTPLVLEAIEEWNIMKLGVGMTVYMAAEQAAKTGLRVLLSGQGADELFGGYHRYLQIYGEGGAALQNELWNDILQIYEVNLERDDAVTMAHSVELRVPYLDLQVINRAMDIPIHYKIRDHTDQLRKCILREVAAELNVPQFIVKRPKKAAQYGSGIHQLLVKRVLKDQSYVDELKDSLKLIEK
- a CDS encoding cofactor-independent phosphoglycerate mutase; the encoded protein is MKYVVVIGDGMADYPQEELEGKTPLQKAETPNMDRIARKGACGLLKTVPEGMEAGSDVANLSIMGYDPHEYYTGRGPLEAASMGAELSREEVAFRCNLINTEEGLLSDFNAGHISTAEASEIIEYLNQSFHQYGKFYLGTSYRHLFVSPKKEAADLQSIPPHDVVGEPLSQHLLKPEDDKLARELNQLMDQSHAKLENHPVNQKRSREGQKTANMIWLWGQGLKPQMPSFKEKYGLKGATITGVDLIKGLGVYLGLTNIKVPGATGYYDTDYCGKANYALDALEEHDLVFIHVEAPDEAGHAGDLEEKIRAIERIDKRILGKLWKELPQHHDFAMAILPDHFTPLSVQTHTPEPVPYAMFKSGGLKDEVDSYHEFSVEKGSQGLLEGYLFLKNFLEY
- a CDS encoding homoserine dehydrogenase → MKIVILGFGAVGQGVARVISLKHEYLLDKYGLQMDIVASADRSGAAVSEKGLDPELLLETKAETGKLSKYPEYGVEGVSGLELLDKVEYDCLVEVTPTNIKDGEPALSHMLKALENGKDVVTSNKGPLALSFTQLAETAHKTMANFKYEASVGGAMPIINLAHDTLAGSNIESVYGILNGTTNYILSRMAKEGSSYEQTLNEARELGIAETDPSQDVDGWDAACKIVILANSVLNLKSTLKDVKVEGISKITPEAMALAKKEGYLIKLIGEASQDVLEVSPRLVKEGSPFAVEGTLNVATLKTDLAEDVTVVGKGAGSIETASAILSDLLNIWKAGG
- the gatC gene encoding Asp-tRNA(Asn) amidotransferase subunit GatC yields the protein MKIEKEAEEILKKFSKALQDIPELEETYYIVDNLNREREDQAQEKDSTKILRNTQVDEDGNVVVEKGKWTG
- the pyrG gene encoding glutamine hydrolyzing CTP synthase, which codes for MIHLYKYIVVTGGVVSSIGKGITAASIGRILRSYGLSVTAIKIDPYLNWDSGTMSPYQHGEVFVTCDGMETDLDLGHYERFLDVDLLGESNITTGKVYDAVIKRERKGDYLGSCVQIIPHITDQIKSMIRQIARDSNSQVVLVELGGTVGDIEGQPFLEALRQLRNEEGHDNVMFVHVTYVPYLRAAGEFKTKPTQHSTKELRSMGINPDMIICRSELAINDALKRKIAHFCDVDQEAVINCPDMSSIYEVPLVLNQEKVGEYVVDRIKLTAKPQDLSEWEAVVRALKKDDKIVSVGIVGKYVELEDAYISIRESLKHAAAHLGVKVHIEYIQSEESLDDDKVSHLDSLLIPGGFGERGMGGKLDAVRYSLEHDVPLFGICLGMQCMVIEFARLHGMENAHSTEFDPKTPYPVIDLMEEQKKIKNMGGTMRLGSYPCNLRQNTHAQSAYRSSDVEERHRHRFELNNEYREELESMGLLISGASPDDFLVEIVELPDHPWFLGCQFHPEFKSRPNRAHPLFVSFLQAAIRNKESP
- a CDS encoding Mur ligase family protein — its product is MGNSLRYHMAVLAGKTTSFILKKVLKGEASAMPGKVAMKIDPHILQVVNQRCQKKILVTGTNGKTTTTNLLSHIISSQGLRVLSNLRGANMPQGLVSSFLNDLDGEYDWGVFEVDEGSFQEVVKGVKPDYVVVTNFFRDQLDRYGEIEKAFQDISDALEPLDTTLILNADDPLVSNFKNLKKRNIFYGVGKNQFSNQEEGVIESRFCPSCASRLEYDYFNYGQLGSYYCNQCGFTNPHRKYEITRVEYADPGYHLSFKTENVKSMDLDFSYDGIFNTYNCCAALAAALEMGLEGEKVIESIGGFEYYLGRMESFQFPDKLVKVVLVKNPIGLGEVLRSLSLDEKVKSLLMVLNDNPADGTDISWIWDAQVENILQVKNLERIYFSGRRAEDMALRLKYADQPPATLKVDYGMDSALEKVLNEDVEIVYILPTYTAVFHIRELLIARMGGSSKFMSYLRESLKNLKLKR